One Calditrichia bacterium DNA window includes the following coding sequences:
- the secG gene encoding preprotein translocase subunit SecG, protein MIVVILMQASKGGGLAGSFGGMGSSGGILGARGASSFLQKTTVGLAVTYALLCLVISIMSTQTESINSKTQQKLLDQQQTTSPLTAPPAVESPVQEQPAQTPADDSQNDNNSNN, encoded by the coding sequence ATGATCGTCGTCATCCTGATGCAAGCCAGCAAAGGTGGCGGTTTGGCAGGTTCATTTGGCGGAATGGGCAGTTCCGGCGGGATTTTGGGCGCCAGAGGCGCATCATCTTTTCTGCAAAAAACCACAGTTGGTCTTGCTGTTACGTACGCGCTACTTTGTCTGGTGATCAGCATTATGAGCACCCAGACAGAATCTATCAATAGCAAAACGCAGCAAAAACTGTTGGATCAGCAGCAAACGACGTCGCCGTTAACCGCGCCGCCGGCTGTTGAATCACCCGTACAGGAGCAACCGGCTCAAACACCAGCTGACGATAGCCAAAACGACAATAATTCCAACAATTAA
- a CDS encoding fumarate reductase/succinate dehydrogenase flavoprotein subunit: MATTEKTILDSKIPSGPIERKWEIHKNNIKVVSPNNKRKFNIIVVGTGLAGASASASLAELGYNVQTFCIQDSPRRAHSIAAQGGINAAKNYQNDNDSVFRLFYDTVKGGDFRAREGNVYRLAELSANIIDQCAAQGVPFARDYGGLLSNRSFGGVLVSRTFYARGQTGQQLLLGAYGSLMRQVDLGKVQLYSRREMLDLVVIDGKARGIVTRDLVTGAVERYVGDAVVLCTGGYGNVYYLSTNAKNSNATAAWRCYKKGAFFGNPCFTQIHPTCIPVSGDYQSKLTLMSESLRNDGRVWVPKKIGDNRPPSQIPESERDYYLERKYPSFGNLVPRDVASRNAKYACDEGNGVGETKLAVYLDFADSIKRLGEDTIRDRYGNLFQMYERITGEDPYKSPMRIYPAVHYTMGGLWVDYNLMSNIPGLYVLGEANFSDHGANRLGASALMQGLADGYFVIPYTIGDYLATADLPKVGTEEKAFAEAENFVQERTKQLLGVKGKKTVTQIHRELGMIMWDKVGMSRDAKGLNEALDRIPELRKDFWNNVNIPGDAKHLNKNLEFAMRVADFLELGELMARDALTREESCGGHFREEFQTPEGEARRDDEKFTHVAAWEYKGDDEKPVRHEESLTFENVKLTQRSYK, translated from the coding sequence ATGGCAACAACAGAAAAAACAATATTGGATAGCAAAATCCCATCCGGGCCAATAGAACGGAAATGGGAAATCCACAAAAACAACATCAAAGTCGTCAGCCCGAACAACAAACGTAAATTTAATATTATTGTTGTGGGGACCGGTCTTGCCGGTGCTTCCGCTTCCGCTTCATTGGCGGAGTTGGGCTATAATGTGCAAACATTTTGTATTCAGGATTCACCGCGCCGGGCGCACAGCATTGCGGCTCAGGGCGGCATTAACGCAGCAAAAAACTATCAGAATGATAACGACAGCGTTTTCCGGCTGTTTTACGACACCGTAAAAGGTGGCGATTTCCGGGCACGGGAAGGCAATGTGTATCGTTTGGCGGAGCTGAGCGCCAATATTATCGACCAATGCGCTGCCCAGGGTGTACCGTTTGCCCGCGATTACGGCGGGTTGCTCTCCAACCGTTCGTTCGGCGGTGTGCTGGTTTCCCGCACATTTTACGCCCGCGGACAAACCGGTCAGCAATTGCTGCTGGGCGCATACGGCTCGCTGATGCGTCAGGTTGATCTCGGTAAAGTGCAACTCTATTCCCGCCGCGAAATGCTCGATCTCGTGGTTATCGACGGAAAAGCGCGCGGCATCGTTACCCGCGATCTGGTTACCGGCGCGGTTGAACGTTATGTTGGCGATGCAGTTGTCCTCTGCACCGGCGGTTACGGAAATGTGTACTATCTGTCCACCAACGCAAAAAACTCCAATGCAACCGCTGCATGGCGGTGCTATAAAAAAGGCGCGTTTTTCGGGAACCCTTGTTTCACCCAAATTCACCCGACCTGCATCCCGGTTTCCGGCGATTATCAATCCAAACTTACGCTGATGAGCGAAAGTTTACGGAACGACGGTCGTGTGTGGGTGCCCAAAAAGATTGGCGACAATCGTCCGCCGAGCCAGATTCCCGAATCGGAACGCGATTATTATCTAGAACGTAAATATCCGTCATTCGGCAATTTAGTGCCGCGCGACGTGGCATCGCGAAACGCAAAATATGCCTGCGACGAAGGCAATGGCGTTGGCGAAACCAAACTGGCGGTTTATCTCGATTTTGCAGATTCCATCAAACGCCTTGGCGAAGATACCATTCGCGACCGTTACGGCAATTTGTTCCAAATGTATGAACGCATCACCGGCGAAGATCCGTACAAATCGCCGATGCGCATTTATCCCGCCGTTCACTACACCATGGGCGGATTGTGGGTCGATTACAATTTGATGAGCAATATTCCCGGATTGTATGTTCTCGGCGAAGCGAACTTTTCCGATCACGGTGCAAACCGTTTGGGCGCCAGCGCATTAATGCAGGGTTTGGCAGATGGCTATTTTGTGATTCCTTACACCATCGGCGATTATCTGGCGACAGCCGATCTGCCGAAAGTCGGCACGGAAGAAAAAGCATTCGCAGAAGCCGAAAATTTTGTTCAGGAACGCACCAAACAATTATTGGGCGTTAAAGGCAAGAAAACCGTTACCCAAATTCATCGCGAACTGGGCATGATTATGTGGGATAAAGTCGGCATGTCCCGCGATGCCAAAGGGTTAAACGAAGCGCTGGACCGCATTCCGGAATTGCGCAAAGATTTCTGGAACAACGTGAACATTCCCGGCGATGCCAAACATCTCAACAAAAATCTGGAATTTGCCATGCGCGTTGCCGATTTTCTGGAACTCGGCGAGTTGATGGCGCGTGACGCACTCACCCGCGAAGAATCCTGCGGCGGTCACTTCCGCGAAGAATTTCAGACACCGGAAGGCGAAGCACGGCGTGATGATGAAAAATTCACTCACGTTGCTGCATGGGAATACAAAGGTGATGACGAAAAACCGGTTCGTCACGAAGAATCGTTGACGTTCGAGAATGTGAAGCTGACCCAGCGCAGCTACAAATAA
- a CDS encoding succinate dehydrogenase cytochrome b subunit — protein MAAQAFKVSLATTIVKKIVMAITGLFLVFFVIMHMLGNLSFVFGGPDAYNLYTYKLTSLGPLLYLVELVLLVAFLAHAFSGISVTAISRQARPSRYHKLTSTGGSSKQTLFSRSMAVTGVILLVFTAIHLVSFKFGAHYETTVDGVVMRDMYRLVDEKFQNPVYAIGYIAVMLLLLGHVRHGFWSAFQSLGTNKPKYSNTLYFLGLVIAAVVGFGFMVVPIAVFFGQYLAG, from the coding sequence ATGGCAGCACAAGCATTTAAAGTGTCCCTGGCAACGACTATTGTAAAAAAAATCGTAATGGCAATTACCGGATTATTTCTGGTATTTTTCGTTATCATGCACATGCTGGGGAATCTTTCATTCGTTTTCGGTGGACCAGATGCCTACAATCTTTATACGTATAAATTAACAAGTTTGGGGCCACTGCTATATTTAGTTGAACTGGTTTTGCTGGTTGCATTTTTGGCACACGCTTTTAGCGGTATAAGCGTTACGGCTATCAGTAGACAGGCGCGGCCATCCCGCTATCACAAACTGACCAGCACGGGTGGTTCCAGCAAACAGACTCTTTTTTCACGGTCGATGGCTGTTACCGGTGTAATTTTGCTGGTTTTCACGGCTATTCACCTTGTTTCGTTCAAATTTGGTGCACATTACGAAACCACCGTTGATGGCGTTGTAATGCGGGATATGTACCGGCTGGTCGATGAAAAATTTCAAAATCCGGTGTATGCCATTGGCTATATCGCAGTGATGCTATTATTGCTCGGGCACGTTCGTCACGGATTTTGGAGTGCGTTTCAGTCGCTGGGCACGAACAAGCCTAAATACTCTAACACACTGTATTTTTTAGGTTTAGTAATTGCTGCAGTTGTAGGCTTTGGATTTATGGTAGTGCCGATAGCTGTATTTTTCGGTCAATATTTAGCCGGTTAA